The Rhizobium rhododendri nucleotide sequence GACATCGAAATCGCCGATACTGCTTCCGCCGGTTCGGGTTTCGAAATTCCCGGCATGCCCGGCGCCAATATCGGCGTTCTCAACCTGTCTGAAATGTTCGGCAAGGCCATGGGCAACAAGACCAAGAAGGTCCGCACCACGGTCAAGGCTTCCTACGCCGATCTTATACGGGATGAATCTGACAAGCTGGTCGATAATGAAGTTGTCCAGCGAGAAGCGGTACGCTCGGCCGAGAACGACGGTATCGTTTTCCTCGACGAGATCGACAAGATCGCTACCCGTGAGGGCGGCATCGGCGCGGGGGTGTCCCGCGAAGGCGTCCAGCGCGATCTGCTGCCGCTGGTAGAAGGCACCACCGTATCGACGAAGTATGGACCTGTGAAAACGGACCATATCCTGTTTATCGCATCGGGCGCCTTCCATGTCTCCAAACCATCGGACCTGCTGCCCGAACTCCAGGGTCGCTTGCCGATCCGCGTCGAGCTTAAGCCGCTCAGCAAAGACGACATGCGCCGCATCCTGACCGAGACGGAGGCAAGCCTCATCCGCCAGTACAAGGCGCTGATGGACACCGAAGGCTTCTCACTCGATTTCACCGATGACGCGCTCGACGCGTTGGCGGATGTCGCTGTACACCTGAACTCTTCGGTCGAGAATATCGGTGCCCGTCGCCTCCAGACTGTGATGGAGCGCGTGCTGGACGACATCTCCTACAATGCACCTGATCGCGGCGGTGCGTCGCTCACTATCGACGCGGCCTATGTTCAGAAACACGTCGGCGATCTCGCCGCCAACACCGATCTGTCGCGTTACATCCTTTAGCGCCAGCGCTGCCCTCGGTCCCCTCCTTGTGTCGGGATCGGGGTCCCACGATGAACGCGGCATTCATCGGCCATTAAGCTAAATGAAATATATTAGTCACTATGAGTTGGCTTAGATTCGTTGGGTTCAGGCCCAGTTCCCGAGCCTTCGTGGAGGTGGCAATGTTTAAGAAGACCGTTCTATCAATGCTGATCCTGGCGTCGGTCGCCGGAGGCGCGCTTAGCACCGCAAGCACTGCCGAAGCCCAATACCGCCGTCCTCCGCAGGACGATGGCTGGGACCGTGGCCCGCCACCCCCGCAGCGGCGCCATCACCACAATAACAATGGCGGCATCATTGCCGGTGGCATCGCCGCCGGCGTACTTGGCGGCCTGATCGGCGGCGCTTTGGCCAATGGCAACGACGGTGGTTATGGTTACGCACCGCCGCCCCCACCTCCGCCGCAGCCCCGCTGCTGGTTCGAGGATCGCCCGGTTCAGAACCAGTATGACGACGGCTGGCACCGGGAACAGATCCGCGTCTGCAACTAAGGTCGCGCTTTCGCAGCGCCGCACAGACGCATCGATATCCAGTTTGTAATAAACGAGGGACGCGACCTGACATGCTGCAGGTCGCGTCCTTTCTGTTTGACAGACTTTCGGCGTCCGCAGTCACCCTGACGTTATTCCTGGCTTTTCCAACCATGACCCCTCGACACCGGGCCGTTAACTTTTTAGGTGATGGTCAGTTTCCTTGGGGCTTCAGCGTCGGGTCGGCATTATTCGGCCAAGATTGTGATCCACGCCTCCGGAAAGACCGATGAACCTTCGACGGGGCAGCCAATCGTGCGACGCATTCTCATTTCCCTTCTGGTTGCTGTCCTGAGCCTTGGCGCTATCCCTGCCAAGGCTGCCGGCATCCTCACTGTACCGCCCGGCAACCGCAATGCCGAGCAGCCGGACATTCCAGGCGCCTCGGTTCGCCGCACCAAGGGCACCAATTCCAGTTTCGATCGCAAGTACCAGAAGGTCCGCCAGTTGCTGGCAACCGATACAAAGCTGATGTCGAAGATCAAGGCCGTGTCGCGCGCTTATGGCATCGATCCCATCCATGTTGTCGGGGCACTCGTCGGCGAGCATACCTATAATGTCGATGCCTATGATGGTCTGCAGTCCTACTACGTCAAGGCTGCTTCCTACGCCGGCGAAAGCTTCAAGTTCGCCTACAATGGCGAGAACGTCGATGATTTCGTCGCCCGTCCACAGTTTGCCAAGTGCAACGGAAAAAGCGATTCCTACAGCCTCTGGACATGCCGCGAGGATGTCTGGAACGACGCCTTCAAGGGAAAAACCGTCGACGGAAAATCTTTTCCCAACAATCGCTTCAGCGCCGTATTCTTCCAGCCCTTCTACGCTGGCCAGACCTTTGGCCTCGGCCAGATCAATCCACTGACGGCACTGATGCTGTCTGACATGGTGTCGCGAACATCAGGCATCCCGAAGCTCGACGAGCGCAAGGCCGGCGATGTCTATCACGCCATCATGGATCCGGATATCTCGCTCGCCTTCGTTGCCGCCGCTGCCCGCCGCTCGATAGACGACTACCGCTCGATCGCCGGCATGGATATTTCCGGCAACCCGGGCCTCACCGCCACCCTCTATAATGTAGGAAATTCCCGTCAGCGCGCCACGGCCCTTGCCGCGCGCAACAGGGGCGCCAGCCAGCCTGTCTGGCCTGAAGAGAATTATTACGGCTGGCTGATCAACGACAAGCTGGATGATCTGAAGTCGCTGCTTTAATCTCTGCGCGACCCCGCACGCAAATCAGCGAGTTGAGCCAGCGGCGTTTTTCCCTGAGCGTCGATCTTTGCGAGGCCAGTGACACTGGCTGCGAAAAGGGAACAGTCATACTGCCCCCGCGACCCGATCCATACCAATAAAAAAGGCTGCCGGAAGTTATCCGGCAGCCGCTGATGTCGATGAGATGTGAAATCTACTGGATGACGACGACTTTGGTCGTATGGCCCGGGAGGACGCGGCTGTAGAGATCGATGACGTCCTGGTTGATCAGGCGAATGCAGCCCGAAGATGCTGCCGTACCGATGGATGCCCATTCCGGCGTTCCGTGCAGGCGGAACAAGGTGTCCTGGCCCTTGTCGTTGTAGAGATACATTGCACGGGCGCCGAGCGGGTTTTCGAGGCCTGGATTCATGCCGCCTTCAACAAACTTGGCGATTTCCGGCCGGCGCTCTGCCATTTCCTTCGGCGGGTGCCAATTTGGCCATTCCTGCTTCCAGGCAACGTAGGCGTTGCCCGACCAGGCAAAGCCAGCCTTGCCGACGCTGATGCCGTAGCGCATGGCCTGGCCATCCGGCAGGATGTAATAGAGATGACGTTCGCGGGTGTTAACGATGATCGTGCCCGGCGATTCCGTTGTCTGATAGCTGATGATCTGGCGGCGGAACTCCGGCTTGACCTTCTGGATCGGGATAGCAGGAAGCGAGAAGCCAGAATCCTGGGTGACCCCGTAGTCGCCGTCAAACGTCTTCAGCGTTTCGACCGAAGAGCTAGGCGCGGTAATCGGCGCAGCCATCGCTGTGGAAGAATAGCCGGCCGCGGCAAACGCCGCGACAAGGCCCAATACAGTCATTGCATTGCTGAAGCGCATGGGGGTCTCTCGATTTTGTGTCCGGAATTCAGGGTTTTGCCAACCATCTCTGGGAAGGTTTATTTTCGATATCACCGCATTGCAAGCAAACGCGTCGCACAAATAATCGTGTGAGCCGCGATTTGGGAACCCATGGTTTTTTTGCAACAAAACTTGGTCTAGACTGGTTAAATCATGACGATTCTCAGCCTATACAATAACAATCCGTTAATAGATGGTCGCCAGTCCGAGCGGGCGATGCTGGTGCGCAAGGGCGCCCAGCGCCTGCTCCACGAGATGAGGCATGCAGTCCTGCCGGAGTTGACGCTCGCCGGCGGCAGGCGGGCCGATCTCATCAGCCTCAGCGAAAAGGGCGAGATCTGGATCATCGAGATCAAGTCGTCCGTGGAGGACTTTCGCGTCGATCGGAAATGGCCGGACTACCGGCTGCAATGCGACCGCCTGTTCTTTGCCACGCACAAGGACGTGCCGCTCGATATCTTTCCGCAAGAATGCGGCCTGATCCTGTCCGACGGCTACGGCGCCCACATGGTGCGTGAGGCGCCTGAGCACAGGTTGCCGCCAACCACCCGCCGCGCCGTCACGCTCAATTTCTCGCGCGTCGCCGCTCAACGACTGCTCGCGGCAGAATGGGCAATCGGCAAACCGCTTCCGATCGAATAGCCCGCTATTTAGGCGCCCGCTTGGCCAGGATCCGCTGTAGCGTACGCCGATGCATATTGAGACGCCGCGCCGTCTCCGAAACGTTGCGCTCGCACATCTCGTAGACCCGCTGGATGTGTTCCCAGCGCACCCGGTCGGCTGACATCGGGTTTTCCGGCACGTCGGCCTTTCCGCCTGGCCTCTGCGTCAGCGCTGCATAAACATCGTCGGCGTCAGCCGGCTTGGAGAGATAGTCCACCGCACCAAGCTTCACGGCGGTGACGGCGGTAGCGATGTTGCCGTAGCCGGTTAGGACGATCACTCGGGTGTCGCCGCGGCGCTGCCGAATGGCTTCGATGACGTCGAGGCCGTTACCGTCGCCCAGCCGCAGGTCGATGACCGCATATTTCGGCGGGTGGGCCTTCGATTTCGTCACGCCTTCCGCAACGCTGTCGGCCGTTTCGACGAGAAAGCCGCGTGCTTCCATAGCCCGGGCGAGCCGCCTCAGAAACGGGCCGTCGTCGTCGACGATCAGCAGGCTCGGATCCGGGCCGATATCACCGTCGCTGGAGGCAAGTGTCTCGATGTCGTGGTCTAGATCTGTCATTCCGTGATCCCGGCGGTTTTCCGCCTGCATATATCCTGCGTGTATATATATAGCGTCGTGAGCACTGGTCATAAGCCCGTCGGCTCAGTTTGTCGAATTGCTTTCTATCAAGACACGAGGCCATTCGATGCGGATCCGTGCCCCTGAAGTCTCCGCCTCGCGGTTTCCAAATGTCAGGGTTGCGCCGGAGCGCTCCAGCAGTGTCTTTGCAATAAACAAGCCAAGCCCGAGACCGCCTGCGGCATCGTCACGCTGCCGTGTCGTTACATAGGGCTCACCGATGCGGGTCAAGATATCGGGCGCATAGCCGACCCCGTCGTCTTCAATGGTGATCGCCAGAGTTTCGGCATCGAACGCCACCGTGACAGTCACCATCTCGCGGGCATAGTCGACAGCATTTTCCACCAGGTTGCCGAGCCCGTACATGATCCCGGCATTCCGGTTGAGCACCGGTTCGCCGGCCCTGGCGGTCTCCTCGACCAGCGTCAGCTTGATTCCGAATTCGCGATGCGGGGCGAGAATTTCCTCCATCATCGATGATAGCGTCAGATAGCGCATATGCGCCTCGTTCTCCGCCGACAGCGTCGTAATCCGCCGCAGGATGTCGCGGCACCTCTCGCTCTGGCTGCGAAGCAGCGCCACGTCCTCCCGGTAACGCTCGTCGTGGCCGAGTTCCCGCTCCATCTCCTTGGCAACGATGCTGATCGTCGCCAGTGGCGTTCCGAGCTCGTGAGCCGCTGCCGCCGCCAGTCCGTCCAGCTGCGAAAGGTGCTTCTCCCGCTGCAGCACCAGCTCGGTCGCCGCCAGCGCATCGGCCAGCTGGCTCGCCTCCATGGAGACGCGATAGGCATAGAAGGCGGCGAAGGCCATTGTCGATGCGATGGAGCACCAGACGCCGAGTTGCATGACCTGGTTGATGGCGACGATGCCCCCGGCATACCAAGGGAGCGGGAAAGGCGAAAACGCAAGAGACGTGATCGCCACCATCGCCGCAAGGATCAGCGTCATGCTGTAGCGGATGGGCTGGGAAGCGAAGGAGATGATGACGGGCACGCACACCAGGATCGAAAACGGATTGGCAAGGCCGCCGGTGATGAACAGCAGGCCGCACAGCTGCAGCAGATCCAGCCCCAGAAGGGCGAAGGTGGCCGGCGCATCCAGCCGGTGCGTCGGCGGATAGCGCAACGTCAGGAACAGGTTGATCCAGGCAAGGCAGGCGATCAGCACGCAGCAGGGCAGCAAGGGTAGTGGAAACTGCAGCCAGAAGGCGACAATGGCCACCGTCGCGGCCTGGCCACCGACGGCAAGCCAGCGCAGGCGGACCAGCGTCTGCAGCCGCACGCGCCGGCTGGTGTGGTGATTGCCCGGCAAGAGGCTGTCATTTTCGGCAATCATGCTGCTCACTCCTTCACGGCGGATGCACTCAAGTGCCGCGCGGCTTCACGCGGGTGGTCGGCGCGGCGGCTGCCGGATCCTCGGGCCAGGGGTGGCGAGGATAGCGACCGCGCATGTCGGCGCGCACGTCCTTCCAGGTTCCGGCCCAGAAGCCCGGCAGATCGCGCGTCGTCTGGATCGGCCGGTGCGCCGGCGAGGTCAATTCCAGCACCAGCGGCAAACGTCCGCCGCCGATGGAGGGATGCTGGCGAAGCCCGAACAGCTCCTGAACCCGGATGGTCAGCAGCGGCTCCGTCCCATCGTAATGGATAGGGTGGCGCTGCCCCGTCGGCGCCTCGAAATGCGTCGGTGCCATCCGGCCGAGTTCCCGTTGTAAATCATGCGGCAGCAACGACATCAGCCCGTTCGATAGTCCGCCGGTGGAAATATCGGATAGCCCCCGTGCGTCGCCCTGATACGGTACGAACCAATCGGCGAGCCGGATGAGCAGGGCCTCGTCGCTCATGTCTGGCCAGGGCTCCCCGATCGTTCGGTGCAGAAAGCCGATCCGGTCGCGCAGCTGGGCGGCTTCCTTGGAGAAGGTGAGCACGCCAAGCCCGAGTTCGCGGATACCCTCTGCCAGCGCCGCAGCTACCTCGCGCGCGGAGGGACGCGGCAGGGGCGTCTCATCGAGGACAATGGCCCCGAGCCGCGTCACCCGCCGGGCCCGGACCTGCCGGCTCGTCTTGTCGAACAGGCATTGATCTTCGGTGACGATGCTATCCGGCAGCTCGGCTTCGACATCGCCGCGCGTAATCTCGGCAGCACTGAGAATCCGGCCCTGCGCGGCACGACCGGTAAGGTCCGCGACGACAAGCATCGTTGCACCCGACAGCCGCTCCGTCTCCGGCAGCTCGGCACCACGGCCATTGGCCATGACGAACCGGCCGCGACCGCCCCGCTGCAGGGCGATACGATCGGGAAAGGCGTGCAGCAGCAGCGTTCCGGCCATCACCGGTTCGCCGCCGCCTTTGCTGCCCCCGGCAGTTGCCACCAGTCTTGCCACCAGTCGTCGCGCCGCCTCGGCCCGCTCGCTTTTTTCACCCCGAAACCGCCGCAGCCGTTCCTCCAGGTCGATGCTTTGCCCTCCCAACCCCTGTTCGGTCAAAAGCACGGCCAGCATCGCCGCCTCGCGTGCCTGGCCGTTTCCGGCGGCTGAGATCACCATCGCCGCCAGGCGGGGTGGAAGTGCCATCGCCCGCATCGTCCGGCCGCGTGCGGTAAGCCCGTTAGCGTGATCGAGCCCTCCCAGTTGCCTGAGCAAGCTCCGCGCCTCGAAAAGCGTCCCGGCCGGCGGCTGATCGACGAAGGCGAGACTGCCGGGATCCTCGACGCCCCAGTGGGCAAGGTCGAGCGCCAGACTTGAAAGATCGCTGGAGAGTATCTGCGGCGGTGTAAACGCCGGCAGCGCCGCCGTCTGGCCGGGATGCCAGAGCCGGATTGCAATACCCGGCTCCGTCCGTCCGGCACGTCCCGCTCGCTGGTCTGCCGAGGCGCGAGACACCCGCACCGTTTCCAGCCGGGTGATGCCGGTCGCCGGCTCGAAGACGCCCAGCCGCTGCAGGCCGCTGTCGATCACAACGCGCACGCCGTCGATGGTAATCGACGTTTCGGCGATCGAGGTCGCCAGCACGATCTTGCGCATCCCCGCCGCAGTCGGGCGGATCGCCGCGTCCTGCTCCTTCTGGCTGAGGTTCCCGAACAGCGGCGCTATCAGCGTCTCCGGCCCGAACCGTCCTTCCAGCCGCTCGGCGGTGCGGGTGATTTCCGCCTGGCCTGGCAGGAAGGCAAGGATCGAACCCTTTTCATCCCGGTGGGCAGCAACGATGGCGGCAGTGACACTGTCCTCGATCCGCTCGCCGGCAGGCCTGTCGCGGTAGCGCACATCAATCGGAAAGCTGCGTCCCATGCTCTCGATCACCGGCGGCTGGCCGAGCAGCTGTGCAACCCTCTCAATATCGAGCGTTGCCGACATCACCAGGATGCGTAGGTCGTCGCGCAAGGCAGACTGCACGTCGAGTGCCAGCGCCAGGCCGAAATCGGCATCCAGCGAGCGTTCGTGGAATTCGTCGAAGATGACAGTCGAAACGCCTGCGAGTTCGGGATCGTCGAGGACCATCCGCGCAAAGACGCCATCGGTGACCACCTCGATGCGCGTCCTTGCCGAAATCTTCGTGTCGAGCCGCATCCGGTAACCGACGGTGGCGCCAACCTCTTCACCGAGCAGCGATGCCATGCGCGCCGCCGCTGCCCTTGCCGCTAACCGCCTAGGCTCGAGCAGGATGATCCTGCCGTCTCCGCGCCACGGCTGATCCAGCAGATAAAGCGGCACAAGCGTCGTCTTGCCGGCGCCAGGCGGCGCCGAAAGAACCGCACGGCCGACGTCGCAAAGCGCCGTGCCGATCTCGGGCAGGACCTCGGAGACCGGCAGGATAGGAAGTGCCGTCCGCGTCATGCCGCCAGTTCGTCCTTCAGGGACTCGTAGGCGAGGATGGCGCCGGCCAGATCTTCGAGCGCCGCCCCGACAGATTTGAACAGTGTGATCTCGTTGTCGTCGCGGCGGCCCGGCTTTTCGCCACGCGCCAGTTCCGCCAGTTCTGCGCGGATCCCGTCGCGCGTCAGCACGCCGCTTGCAAGCGGCTGGACGATATCGCCCGCCTCGTGCGTCGCCCCGGCAAGCGTATCGACAAAGACAGAGGCGCGACGGATGGCCGTGTCGTCTGCCTCGCGCATATCGGGTTTGTAGCCGCCGACCAGATCGAGATGGGCGCCTGCCTTCAGCCAGTTGCCGTCGATTAGCGGCTGGCTGGAAAGAGTGGCGCAGGAAATCACGTCGGCAGTGCGTGCCGCCGCTTCAAGATCGCTGACGGCGATGGCCGGCAGTCCCATGATTCGCGCCTCTGCTGCTGTTCTCTCGGCCGTGTCGCTGTTCCGGCCCCAGACATGAATGCGTGTCAACGACCGGACCTCGGCATGTGCCTGCATCAGGTTAGGAGAGAGGCGGCCTGTGCCGCACACCAGAAGCTCCGAGGCATCCGCCCGCGCGAGCTTGCTCGCTGCCAGCGCCGAGGTCGCCGCCGTGCGCCGCGCCGTTAGCTCGCCGCCATCGACGATCGCCAGCATTTCCCCGGTCGTCCCGGATGACAGGAGATAGGTGCCGTAGATTGCCGGCAGGCCTCGCAGGCCGTTGTCGGGAAAAAGCGACAGCACTTTCACGCCCGAATAGCGCCCCGGCACCCAGGCCGGCATCAAGAGCAGCGTCGCATCGCTTTCCCCGGGAACCGCCATTGTATGATGATGGCGCACCGGCATCATACAACCGCCCTTGAACATATGGTCTATGGCGTCGATGAGAGGGCGCCACGGGAGGGCGGCGCGGGTTCTGGCTTCGTCGAGGACCAACATTTGGTGCTCCGGCATGAGAGAAATGGATGAAGCTCAATCCTTAGGACGCGTAAAGCCCGATGGCAATTGAAACGCCATGCGTCTCAGCCGATCCTTAACCGGTGATTTTTGACCATTTGGACAAGATTTTGTGTTTTGTGGTTTGCGTCTGGTTGTCCGAGGTGGCGTTGATTTTGGTGTGTTGATAAAAATGTTCTGAATAGTTGTTTAGAAACAGGCAGTTATAAATTTGTCAAAAAACTTTGGTGGGTGTGTGTTGACTACTTCGGGAGGTAGGGCCTATAAGCCGGTCACTGACGAGGGCGGCGGCGCTTCTGGCGACGAACTGCTTCGCTCTGTTGTTTCGAAAAGAAGCTTGAGAGAATTTGGGGTGATTTGCTGGAAAGCGGTTGTCTCGTCGGGACGGTTTTGACTGGGTTTTAGGATCTGTGTCGGTTTTTTGACAATTACATATAGAGAAGAAAGAGAAACGTGGGCGGCGGAGCTTGACGGGTTGGGTAGCGATACCTGGCTTATGAATAGACTTTGACGGTCACGTTTATCAAGAGAAGTTACACTTAATGCTTGGTGCAGATGTCTTTCGCCAGTCCTTTGGACTGACGGAACCTGCGCCGGCCATACGGAGGCTTTCGGGCTTTTGTTGGCAGCAATAAGGTGTGAAGTTCTCGTCGATTCAAATGAACGTGATTTAGTCAAGATTAGATTCTCAACATGAGAGTTTGATCCTGGCTCAGAACGAACGCTGGCGGCAGGCTTAACACATGCAAGTCGAACGCCCCGCAAGGGGAGTGGCAGACGGGTGAGTAACGCGTGGGAACGTACCCTTTACTACGGAATAACGCATGGAAACGTGTGCTAATACCGTATGTGCCCTTCGGGGGAAAGATTTATCGGTAAAGGATCGGCCCGCGTTGGATTAGCTAGTTGGTGGGGTAAAGGCCTACCAAGGCGACGATCCATAGCTGGTCTGAGAGGATGATCAGCCACATTGGGACTGAGACACGGCCCAAACTCCTACGGGAGGCAGCAGTGGGGAATATTGGACAATGGGCGCAAGCCTGATCCAGCCATGCCGCGTGAGTGATGAAGGCCCTAGGGTTGTAAAGCTCTTTCACCGGAGAAGATAATGACGGTATCCGGAGAAGAAGCCCCGGCTAACTTCGTGCCAGCAGCCGCGGTAATACGAAGGGGGCTAGCGTTGTTCGGATTTACTGGGCGTAAAGCGCACGTAGGCGGATCGATCAGTCAGGGGTGAAATCCCAGAGCTCAACTCTGGAACTGCCTTTGATACTGTCGATCTGGAGTATGGAAGAGGTGAGTGGAATTCCGAGTGTAGAGGTGAAATTCGTAGATATTCGGAGGAACACCAGTGGCGAAGGCGGCTCACTGGTCCATTACTGACGCTGAGGTGCGAAAGCGTGGGGAGCAAACAGGATTAGATACCCTGGTAGTCCACGCCGTAAACGATGAATGTTAGCCGTCGGGCAGTATACTGTTCGGTGGCGCAGCTAACGCATTAAACATTCCGCCTGGGGAGTACGGTCGCAAGATTAAAACTCAAAGGAATTGACGGGGGCCCGCACAAGCGGTGGAGCATGTGGTTTAATTCGAAGCAACGCGCAGAACCTTACCAGCCCTTGACATGCCCGGCTATCCAGAGAGATTTGGAGTTCCCTTCGGGGACCGGGACACAGGTGCTGCATGGCTGTCGTCAGCTCGTGTCGTGAGATGTTGGGTTAAGTCCCGCAACGAGCGCAACCCTCGCCCTTAGTTGCCAGCATTTAGTTGGGCACTCTAAGGGGACTGCCGGTGATAAGCCGAGAGGAAGGTGGGGATGACGTCAAGTCCTCATGGCCCTTACGGGCTGGGCTACACACGTGCTACAATGGTGGTGACAGTGGGCAGCGAACGGGCGACCGTGAGCTAATCTCCAAAAGCCATCTCAGTTCGGATTGCACTCTGCAACTCGAGTGCATGAAGTTGGAATCGCTAGTAATCGCGGATCAGCATGCCGCGGTGAATACGTTCCCGGGCCTTGTACACACCGCCCGTCACACCATGGGAGTTGGTTTTACCCGAAGGTAGTGCGCTAACCGCAAGGAGGCAGCTAACCACGGTAGGGTCAGCGACTGGGGTGAAGTCGTAACAAGGTAGCCGTAGGGGAACCTGCGGCTGGATCACCTCCTTTCTAAGGAAGATCGAGAAGGCAAGACGACAGGCACATGTTGCAAGACATGGCCCTGTATGAGACTTCTCCATCTTATTAGGACATAGATGGCGCCAGTCAGGCGATCATCGAAACATATACGCTGTCAGATGCCGAATTTGGGGTAACCCTTATAGAAGCACGGCAGTATGGTCGGGCTGCGCCGTCCACGTTTCTCTTTCTTCATGAAGACAAAACCGCGAACCCTTTCGACCGATTGGGCCCGTAGCTCAGTTGGTTAGAGCACACGCTTGATAAGCGTGGGGTCGGTAGTTCGAGTCTACCCGGGCCCACCATATTCTGTCCTGACGCGCTGAAGGCGCTCCGGACGGGCCGCCAGACGACTGGCGTGGTGCTTTGCACCTGTTGGGTGGGGTACGGATGGCTTGATAGCTTTGCTATTGGGTGGTACGCGGTATGTTGCCGAGCCTTGACGGGGTAACTTCTTGTTATCCCCTGTCTGGCGATCGAGCTTGATGGGGCTTTAGCTCAGCTGGGAGAGCACCTGCTTTGCAAGCAGGGGGTCAACGGTTCGATCCCGTTAAGCTCCACCATCATTTGTCCTGACGCTGTCGCGGCCTTTGGCCGCTGCGCTCCGGACGGGCCGCCGAACGATCGGCGTGGTGCCTTGCACCTGTTGGGTGGATACGGTCGTGTTCGGTAACGGTAAAAATGTCTTCTGGAGAAAATCAAGTTTTGCGATCAGCTTACGAGTTGACTGCGTGTTCTGCCTACATTGTGAAGAGAAGATAAGTCTGGAAGCTTCCAGGTGTTTTGGATGGTTTAATCGCCGTTCTGAACGTCCGAGCCCAGTTCTGATGAAACCAAAGAGGGCCTAGCCGGCCTGATCTGGTGGAGGGACTGGAGGTAGGAAGGGAGCTTGTTCGATGGTTGATCTGTTGTTGACGATTTTAGGATCGTCTCTGACGGGATCGACTGGATTGGTGTTGCCTGACCGCGCATCATCGGACTTATCTCGAGAAGCTGGTCTTAAAGATATGACCCTGCTGTGCACCGGCGTGCCAGCGAAGAGGGTCGTATCGAACACGTTTATGGCATCGTTCAACGGCACTGTTGTAAAAGGTAACAGTGTCAAGCTGGTCCGGAACCCGAGAGGGCGCCGGATGGTCGTTTTGGCACCCCCTTGAGCGCAAGCGAAAGGGACAAGGTTTGCCAAAACCGGCAAAGATGATGAGCATAGGCAATGAGAACGATTAAGTGATATAAGGGCATTTGGTGGATGCCTTGGCATGCACAGGCGATGAAGGACGTGATACGCTGCGATAAGCCGTGGGGAGCTGCGAATAAGCTTTGATCCATGGACCTCCGAATGGGGAAACCCACCTTAAATGCTTGGGAAATCGAGCGTGCCTGATGGCACGCGGGCGGTAGGAATTAGGCAGTAGGCGGTAGTGGCGACACTATTGGCTAATGCCTATTGACTATTGGCTTACGCGTCTTCGACGCGCTCGGTTTCCAAGCATTGTAAATAAGGTATCTTACCCTGAATACATAGGGTGTAAGA carries:
- a CDS encoding DUF1402 family protein, producing MRRILISLLVAVLSLGAIPAKAAGILTVPPGNRNAEQPDIPGASVRRTKGTNSSFDRKYQKVRQLLATDTKLMSKIKAVSRAYGIDPIHVVGALVGEHTYNVDAYDGLQSYYVKAASYAGESFKFAYNGENVDDFVARPQFAKCNGKSDSYSLWTCREDVWNDAFKGKTVDGKSFPNNRFSAVFFQPFYAGQTFGLGQINPLTALMLSDMVSRTSGIPKLDERKAGDVYHAIMDPDISLAFVAAAARRSIDDYRSIAGMDISGNPGLTATLYNVGNSRQRATALAARNRGASQPVWPEENYYGWLINDKLDDLKSLL
- a CDS encoding L,D-transpeptidase, whose product is MRFSNAMTVLGLVAAFAAAGYSSTAMAAPITAPSSSVETLKTFDGDYGVTQDSGFSLPAIPIQKVKPEFRRQIISYQTTESPGTIIVNTRERHLYYILPDGQAMRYGISVGKAGFAWSGNAYVAWKQEWPNWHPPKEMAERRPEIAKFVEGGMNPGLENPLGARAMYLYNDKGQDTLFRLHGTPEWASIGTAASSGCIRLINQDVIDLYSRVLPGHTTKVVVIQ
- a CDS encoding MmcB family DNA repair protein is translated as MTILSLYNNNPLIDGRQSERAMLVRKGAQRLLHEMRHAVLPELTLAGGRRADLISLSEKGEIWIIEIKSSVEDFRVDRKWPDYRLQCDRLFFATHKDVPLDIFPQECGLILSDGYGAHMVREAPEHRLPPTTRRAVTLNFSRVAAQRLLAAEWAIGKPLPIE
- a CDS encoding ActR/PrrA/RegA family redox response regulator transcription factor, producing the protein MTDLDHDIETLASSDGDIGPDPSLLIVDDDGPFLRRLARAMEARGFLVETADSVAEGVTKSKAHPPKYAVIDLRLGDGNGLDVIEAIRQRRGDTRVIVLTGYGNIATAVTAVKLGAVDYLSKPADADDVYAALTQRPGGKADVPENPMSADRVRWEHIQRVYEMCERNVSETARRLNMHRRTLQRILAKRAPK
- the hslU gene encoding ATP-dependent protease ATPase subunit HslU, giving the protein MNNFSPREIVSELDRYIIGQHEAKRAVAIALRNRWRRQQLEPDLRDEVMPKNILMIGPTGVGKTEISRRLAKLAGAPFIKVEATKFTEVGYVGRDVEQIIRDLVEVGIGLVREKMRAEVESKAHMSAEERVLDALVGATASPATRESFRKKLRDGELDDKEIDIEIADTASAGSGFEIPGMPGANIGVLNLSEMFGKAMGNKTKKVRTTVKASYADLIRDESDKLVDNEVVQREAVRSAENDGIVFLDEIDKIATREGGIGAGVSREGVQRDLLPLVEGTTVSTKYGPVKTDHILFIASGAFHVSKPSDLLPELQGRLPIRVELKPLSKDDMRRILTETEASLIRQYKALMDTEGFSLDFTDDALDALADVAVHLNSSVENIGARRLQTVMERVLDDISYNAPDRGGASLTIDAAYVQKHVGDLAANTDLSRYIL
- a CDS encoding ActS/PrrB/RegB family redox-sensitive histidine kinase translates to MIAENDSLLPGNHHTSRRVRLQTLVRLRWLAVGGQAATVAIVAFWLQFPLPLLPCCVLIACLAWINLFLTLRYPPTHRLDAPATFALLGLDLLQLCGLLFITGGLANPFSILVCVPVIISFASQPIRYSMTLILAAMVAITSLAFSPFPLPWYAGGIVAINQVMQLGVWCSIASTMAFAAFYAYRVSMEASQLADALAATELVLQREKHLSQLDGLAAAAAHELGTPLATISIVAKEMERELGHDERYREDVALLRSQSERCRDILRRITTLSAENEAHMRYLTLSSMMEEILAPHREFGIKLTLVEETARAGEPVLNRNAGIMYGLGNLVENAVDYAREMVTVTVAFDAETLAITIEDDGVGYAPDILTRIGEPYVTTRQRDDAAGGLGLGLFIAKTLLERSGATLTFGNREAETSGARIRIEWPRVLIESNSTN